The following proteins are encoded in a genomic region of Ailuropoda melanoleuca isolate Jingjing chromosome 10, ASM200744v2, whole genome shotgun sequence:
- the LOC100464146 gene encoding speedy protein E4-like, whose amino-acid sequence MSSCQPCSQSEDQSPQPSSSGYPLEVVVDEEIPGPSAPWVDPRPPPQSPERKRRRDESDEETNSGAEDIWFVETLCGLKMKLKRRRVSSVLPEHHEVFNRLLEDPVIKRFLAWDKDLRVSDKYLLSMVIAYFSRAGLFSWQYQRIHFFIALYLANDMEEDNQAPKQAIFSFLYGKNRSQRPLFHKLRFQFIRSMDWKTRVSREECEEIQAFDPELWVWGRDRSLLP is encoded by the exons ATGTCCAGTTGTCAACCGTGTTCCCAGTCTGAGGACCAGAGCCCCCAGCCTAGCTCCTCAGGCTACCCCTTGGAGGTGGTGGTGGATGAAGAAATACCGGGACCATCGG CCCCCTGGGTagacccccgccccccgcctcagTCCCccgaaaggaagaggagaagggatgAGTCAGATGAGGAGACAAATTCTGGGGCTGAGGACATCTGGTTCGTGGAGACACTGTGTGGACTCAAGATGAAGTTGAAGAGACGCCGGGTGTCTTCAGTGCTCCCTGAGCACCACGAGGTCTTCAACAGGCTGCTTG AGGATCCTGTCATTAAAAGATTTCTGGCCTGGGACAAAGATCTGAGAGTATCTGACAAG TATCTCCTGTCTATGGTCATAGCTTACTTTAGCCGTGCTGGCCTCTTCTCCTGGCAGTACCAGCGAATTCATTTCTTCATAGCACT CTACCTGGCCAATGATATGGAAGAGGATAACCAGGCCCCCAAACAGGCcatcttttcattcctttatggGAAGAACCGCTCCCAGCGTCCCTTGTTCCACAAACTGCGATTCCAATTTATCCGATCCATGGACTGGAAGACCAGGGTGTCCCGGGAAGAGTGTGAGGAG